A region from the Schistocerca serialis cubense isolate TAMUIC-IGC-003099 chromosome 1, iqSchSeri2.2, whole genome shotgun sequence genome encodes:
- the LOC126455511 gene encoding uncharacterized protein LOC126455511, translated as MAPPPLTPKPLVCLPSSPLPVRSPVLVGRLSLLPPQPMDTEAAITPPLLPPSPMEIASPPPPSLPSDGAWPGRFSTGHFPRPPTSNSGSRVDSAPWQFRCAPPQLRHPWVPPPAIGSHTQ; from the coding sequence ATGGCGCCTCCACCGCTCACACCTAAGCCACTGGTGTGCCTACCGTCATCGCCGCTGCCGGTCCGGTCACCTGTACTGGTCGGGCGCCTCTCGCTACTGCCGCCACAACCTATGGACACTGAGGCTGCCATCACGCCGCCACTGCTGCCACCATCGCCCATGGAAATTGCTTCTCCACCTCCTCCAAGCTTACCCAGTGATGGTGCGTGGCCTGGCAGGTTTTCCACGGGGCATTTTCCTCGCCCACCCACGAGCAATTCGGGGTCGCGGGTGGACAGCGCGCCCTGGCAGTTCCGCTGTGCGCCCCCTCAGCTGCGCCACCCATGGGTCCCTCCACCTGCCATCGGAAGCCATACTCAATGA